The window ccctataTACAACGAGGAGGTTGGTATTTTTGACGAATTTGGAAGAGAAgatggcagcagcagcagaagaTTCGAAGAAATCGAGCGATGTTGAAGAGCGTCTGAAACCCTTTTACGAAAGAGCTGCCCAGGCTGAGGTAgattttcttcccttcttctccttctccttcttcttcttcttcttcttctctctctctctctctgattttctgttgagatttttttgttttcctttttttctgatttttcacTTGCCGATTTTCGTCTCAGTAGAATGAGAGAAAATCTGTAATTAATTTCGAGGAAAATGATGACCTATGGGACATCCGAgccgtgcataaggtgggccccacgatgaatGTTGCCCGGTGCAGAAACCAGGCTGGTCCGCTCATGGTCTGGGCTGCCATGTAAATCgaacatggacggtttagattggacTTGCTGACTGTCCGATTTTCTACCGagagtttcttcccttttttctgatttttccgTCTCCGGTAGAAAGTTTGAAATTAATGTAGAGGAAAATGATCACCCATACGGCATCCGAGCCgtgcatgaggtgggccccacaatgaacgTTGCCTGGCGTAGAAATCAATCTGGCCCGCTCATTGGTTGCGGCTTCCCTGCATGAGAAaggaaaatggacggtttagattggacCTTTGGACTGTCCAATTTTCTTCGTgattttcctcttcctttttctattttttttttcctccgatTTTTGTCTCAGTAGAGTGACAGAAAATCTGTGATTaatttcgagaaaaaaaaaatgatcaccTATTcgacatccaagccatgcataaggtggaccccatgatgaACTTCACCTGGCGCAGAAATCAGGCCCGTCCACTCATCAGTTGGGGCTGCTGTGTATGGGAAAGGAAAATGGACTGTTTAGATTTGACCTGCTGAGTGTCGAGATTTTCGTCGGAGATTTAGTtccttttattctattttttttctctctcagcAAAGTTGCCTGGTGCAGAAATCAGGCTGGTCGACTCATTGGTTTTCTATAGTTTATTTATTCTGTATAGAGTGTTTGGATTTTCAGAGTCAGTTGTGCCTAACACATGGAGAGATTTCGATGCTTGGCACCCATGCATGCATCTAAATAACATCATGAGAATGTCTTGAACAATAAAGAAAATGCGAGACTGTTCTTGTTAGTATTTATGGATTCATCTTTTATGCATGTTTCCTTCTTGTTTAATACATATTTATCATTTTTCTCTAACGATGTAGATGAGATTGTGAGTACAAAATTTCTCTAGATCATTGTGCCTTTGTACCAATTAGTTACCATGTCCAAGACTTACACTCCTGCTCCTTTTCAATACAGCGAAAAACTAATAATCTCAGTGGGTTATGTCTAGATATCTATTATTCATTTGGTGTCGTGGCTGCATTGTTAGATTTGGTGATCTTCATCATTGTATATACTTGGGAATGCAACATGGTCTAATGCATAGTTTTCAAACCAGATTATTCGACATGGAGTCTCCGGAATCAACCAGGCCAGGTCATTCACTGGGTGAGGGTGTCAGGAAAACCAGGCCCATCCTAGTTTTCCTGGTTTCAGCGTGACTCAGCCTGGTTTCCCAGGTTGATTTAGGAGTTTCAACCATTCTCCTGATGCAAGGAGGCCAAGGTTGACCAGAAGATCATGTTGGTTCCTGGTTAAGAGGAATTAAAAGGTCTATATTCTACCTACATGGTGGCCCAACTAATGAGCAGACGAGTGTGTGTGAAGAATCGATGGCTAAAAAAGAACTGAATGAGCTATCTTCAGTGTGCTTTGGTGGCCCACCGGCCCAATTTTTGGGCCTTTGCTATGTACACAGTTGGACCAGCATGTtctttgggccagggcatgtttGCAGTGGGGCCTTCCCATCTGACAAATTGGCTGGAGCTTGGACATGTGCACCACAAGGATCCTCTTCAGTTTCCTTTGCATAGTTCTTTAGCAGGGTTCTTCAGCAACTCTCCTCATTATAGAGCCAATGGTGATTGAAGAAGTAAATGTATCATCTCCTTGAATAGAAGCATCATCTTCCTAGTCAAGTTCTTGTTTccttataatatattatatataatggtGCATGTTTGCATGTCAATTGTGTCTTATCATTATTCTCCAATGATAATTCTCAGCATGTCTTTCCTTTACATTGTTAGTCCTCCTACATTACAGCAGTTAccagaaaacaaaaaataaaaataaaaataaaaatgccaacAACTTTGCACTACCTGAGCTCTCTAGTTTCTCACAATTGTTTCTCTGGGAAGGCGTGGACCTTTCCGGGAAATGTTTTAGGCCTGTTGTATTTTATTGAAACGATGAGTAGTATTGAAATCGCTCCTTTTGTGGTCTCTCTGGATTGTTAATTCAGAAAATTTGCATACTTCACATGCACACATGGTTATGTATCTGAAATGTTTGTCACAAGTTTTAGGTTGGTGTGTTGGCTAAGAAAATGCAAAGGAGATTATTGCGAAGTCAGATTGAAGAGAAGATTCatgcacacatgccaacatggctcTCCAGTGAGTGATCTGGGTTATTAATCTGAGGAGAGAACATGCCTTGGCCAGAAATCCGGCTGGTTACCATCAGAAGGGTCAGATGTGTATGTTGAATACTTGAATAGGCATATTTTCTAACCTTTTTCCTCATTCATGTCTAGCCCACATCCCACCTCATGAGTGAAGCTGATTCATGCTCACAGTGGACCACGAATATGCCTTTGCCCGGATCTCCCTAGCATCTCCTGCTctgaaaaaagaagatgaagaagaagttaTTATGGTTGACTCCTTTCCAACGAATTCATGGCATTTGATCAAAGAATTAAATAAACCATTGTATGGCTTATGCAATTGTAGCCTCTAGACTATGAATTTTCTTTATCCTGCAGTACTAACTAGCTCATGTTTTGGTTGAAGGAACGTCTGTCAAGACTTGAAGCTGTTTTTGCTGGTAAGAAAGGTAGGCTCTGATTACATTATTCAATATGAGCTCTATGGGAGTAaatgaatttaaaataaataaaaataaacttattTCATTTTGTTGGTGTTTCAGATTCTGGGGTTGAGGAAATGCCATCTTTTGTGAAAGAGTTCCAGCTAAAGCTAAATACTGCAGATGCTGAGGAAATATCTAAGCTAATGGTGCGCTGCTCTAATCTATGTTCTATTCTCTCATTGAGCGTTTGGATGTACAATTGACTTGTATTACAATATTTAAGTTTCAACGAAGTAGAAGTCAATGATCATAAGAAATGTTGTCTCTAGATTTTATAGTGACTGCATTCATTACTTCCAACTTTAAGATGAATGCAATCAGAATGTGTGTGTGATTACTCTTAAGTAATGAGGGACTTACCAAAGTATGAATATTTCACTTCTTTGCTACTTATTGATGCAATCCAAGTCATTTACATCCAACAAAGAGAATGTGCAATTGAGAGAACTTTTATACTCTTCATGTGTAGGCTTCAAAGGAGATTGAGGCACTTGCAGAAAGAAACACAAAACTGGCTGCAGGAAATCTGAAGCTGCAAACAGGAATTGTGGACCTCGTGGAAGGAAATGCAAACCTTGCAGCTTCTCATGCGAAGAAGGCAGAAGAAACTATGAAGCTTGCAGCAGAAATGGGCAAGCTTGCAGCAGAAAATGCAAAACTCCAATACCGAGTTGCCCATCTTGTGAAAGCATTAAAGGAGGCAGATCACAAATTGGAGTCTAAATGAGGTATGGACTTTACTTGGTAGCTTCTATGTAGCTGTTGTTTTTGTATTCTCTTTCACCTAGGTCATCGGGTGTGGTCATGCGGATCTAGGGAAGGCCTTCGAGAGCTTGGGTAGCAATACGCTGAGGTGGTGGTCATTTGGCATACACTCACCCACATATAGAGACACTAAGAATGGCCAGCTATGCCATCCCTCTCCATGTGATTGGTGGCCATGCCACCTctgagagggagagaggtagGGCCCACTCCACCAGTGCACATGATCATGACCGCACTTCTGGTTAGCCATTACTGTTGTCGGATTGGGGGAGTGAAGAGGCTCATCCCCCCAAATACGTGGTTGATTTGAGCAAGTCGTTAGTTCTTGTTTCGGCTCCCTGATTCAGTCCCGTTGTGTATTAGCATCACTTGATCCTTGAAAGATGTTTATTCTGTTACAAAATCACAATGTTCATGGCTCAACATGCaagaaattagaaacaaaaccctATGCAAGTTTGGCCTGGAGAAATCTTCCTTGATTAGTGCTTTTTGAAGCAGTAAACTGATCTTTTTAGCATTTTCCCCTCGGCAAGGATTTGCAATGTGGTGGAAGAGTCTCCAGGCAAATCTCTTCCATTTTAACTAGGTCATGGTATTCTTGTCTGAACATGATTCTTCTATTCCTTTGCTAGACGGAGAGGCTGATTGTTTCCGCATCTAAATCTGACAAGAGGTCTAATATTTCTTTTCTAACCTCCCCTTTTCCGAGCTTCCCATGGCTCCACTCTTTGATCTCTTTAGCTCTTCTTGACTGGTTCTGATCACcgtgcatgtgccacatgtaggCTATGTTTCTTCCCTTAATGAGAAACATACACACCAGTTTGGTAATGGgtgagagaaaaaataggacacTTCAGGGTTTATCTGGACACGGATTGCCTGCAAGTGGGAGCTGCAGGGGATTCCTGCAGCCCCTGATGCAGCCTAATGGAAAAAAGTTTCATGTGCGCCTCTCAGATGCGGACCCTGCAGTGAAAGGGCAAAAACATCATTCCACTTGGGGGAATCATCGTTTTTTTTTTGCTGAAGGGACCGTATCTGAGAGGCGCACACCACATCTGATTTGCCTATTTAAAACAGGTGGTAAATATCATCACCTTTTTTAGCTTTATCGTCTAAGTTGATCTAATGTGTTATTTCTGGCAAAGATATCTGCTTTTCAATTGGGGAATGTAAACATACAAATGGTATGTACTTCACGTACAATGCTTCATTTCCATCTGATTTGCCACTTGTGTAGAACACTTGAGCTGCGCAAGAGATGATCCACACCATAAAGATCATTTGCAGTGAGAAGCAGGATGGTTCTGCCATCAGGTTGGCTACACTGTCAAAATCAATGATAACTGATTGTCTTGACTTGACGTGGCTCATCTAGTGAGTGGATTCGTCCAATTTTCACCCCAGGCAATCTTTAtgacgtggcccaccttttgcgCAGCTTGGAACTTCTGCATAATTGATCCATTTGGGGAGAGAAATTGTTGTATGTGAGCAATTCTCGTTCCTATTAGTGTAGATTTGAAATTTTTAGTGGAAAGAAATAGGAATGTTTCTGGTGCTATTAGTTTATCTAAATTTTGTTTCAAACAACTCCATTTCAGTGCAATTGTGCACATatcgtccattcatcaggtgggccatggccCAAAGATACACTGGTTGGATGGTCCACTAATTGGAGGATAACAAATGGACTGTTAGAGAAAGTCCAACCAGCTGTTTGCATTCAATGGGCGAAGCCCCTCCAATCAGCATCAGTGGTCATCCGACTGCCATAATTCTTGGGGTATGGTCCATGCACAGTAGGACCCAACAGATACACAGTCAGGATCTGACATTTGGGTACTGAGACTGTTTAATAACCAACTTATATATAAGCTGTTAGCACTGGATTCTCTCCCAAAAAAGACTACTCCAAGAGACGGTACTCAGATCCCTTAAAACTGCAAAAGgctggcctgtttggatgcaccctctggatgtgtgtttgaggcccaaacgccatattgatccaaactgcAGTTGTTATTGTgagtttggatgcactttgcaaaccaATGTCTCATCTCCCCCACACAACAAAATAGGTGTACTAAAAGGCTAACTCAGTTTAGATTGGTTTTTGCAGGGTTGACTGAAAAAGCAGGTGTTAAATCCCATTTTTCAGAAACCCCCTTTTGAGGAAGTGCGTCCAAATAAGCCATCTTTGATTTCATAAACTGAAACTTATTTGATTTCTAAATGAGTTTCTAATGAAAAAGGTTTTACTGATCATGAACTCACATTTGGATGGCCTTGTTTGTGCTTTTGCAGGATAGCAAGACAGACCAAAATCGGTACATTTGGTGGAGGATAGACTCGTGTAATTTTTTATCCATCTTATCTGGCTGGCCACAGCCAATTATTTCTCATTGACAACGGTACCATTCAATCACAATCTCTGTTTGAGAACTTTTATTCACAAGCAGGGCCTTCAAAATGTGCCATGGATTGTGTCACAAACTAATCAATCATATGttggttttgattttttctttcaaaacaaATCAGAACACTTTTTTTTCAAATGGGTTTTTTGCATATCTATGGACCTGTTTGGATGTCCCCGAGACATGGGAGGATGGGATGCTTTTATGCCCAGACTAGTGGTGTGGCCCAGCCTGAAAgattggggcccatggtttgaggcaGAACAAGCAGAAAATGATGCCCTCATTAAGTGGGGTTCCCATTTTCCATTCTTTCACCAAACACAGTAGGTTATCAGTCAGGCTGAGTAACAATTGAATGGACAGTTAATCCAAAACAGATGATTGTACTCCAAGAGAATCCCCCAATGTTCTGATTATGAGGTTAAATATGGtttgatgtgagtgatggatgaagagaaatataGGGGCTATTTGTGGCTGACTTGCAGCTTGCTGAGGTAGCATGCATGTGagagatcctggccattcatcaggttgtTCGATCATGAACATCCCCACATCCCAGTTCAACTCATTAGGTAGGCCACCCGTGTACATTGGATGTAGGCCATTGTTCTATCTTTTTAGctaaccatccctcttcttctttattcatgcGTGGAGCCCAGTTGATGAGTGGATAGGGCATGTTTGCAGTGGGACCTGCTTAATGAATGTCCCAGTTGATGCAGGATTccgatttcctgcaaaagcctttcacaggaagttcctgtgatgggaagctaggtggAACCCACTgaaatgcttgtgagaaatccaccccgtccatatgtttttccagatcattttaggacatgggatttttattttattttttaaagatgagacggttccaaaactcaattgggcaacatcacaagaaacaatgaggattgaatgtccactgattaaacattcataaggccacataagttttggatcaggctaatatttttgtgttttcagtccaTCCCAATAGGAAATGCCtctatgaatggtatggatggcatataaacatcacggcgtttaatttgaatttggATTTAGATGGTTAGCGATTTTCTTCTTATTGGTAGGCTGTCACCTCACAATGGGTGCTAGAACCCATGACCTCTTGTTGAAACCCTTGGGCATTAAGGCGTTAGTACACATCCCACTTGGGAATAGATACCAATACCTTTTGGACGTTAGTACACATCCCACTTGGGAATTGGTAGCTATGAATCTGTGTCACTAAACGCCAACTTATGTTGTACATTCCCAAGAACTTTCATAAACTGTCTGACCGGCATCAAATCAACCGAATAAGCaggcatgaaaaaaaaaacttctatggAAGTGTGTCACAGCCCCAAAGTTATAATAGAAATGACAGTGTGTTGGAAGAAAGGAAATTTACAGAGCTCCCGGACAATGCATTTTAAGATATGTAGGCTGGTCATTCGTTGTTCTTAGGAAATAGCATCCATTGAATTCAAAACTTGTGTTAAAGCTTGCTAATGCATTTTTGTGCGGCTA of the Magnolia sinica isolate HGM2019 chromosome 7, MsV1, whole genome shotgun sequence genome contains:
- the LOC131250888 gene encoding uncharacterized protein LOC131250888 isoform X4, whose protein sequence is MAAAAEDSKKSSDVEERLKPFYERAAQAEERLSRLEAVFADSGVEEMPSFVKEFQLKLNTADAEEISKLMASKEIEALAERNTKLAAGNLKLQTGIVDLVEGNANLAASHAKKAEETMKLAAEMGKLAAENAKLQYRVAHLVKALKEADHKLESK
- the LOC131250888 gene encoding uncharacterized protein LOC131250888 isoform X2, coding for MAAAAEDSKKSSDVEERLKPFYERAAQAEERLSRLEAVFAGKKDSGVEEMPSFVKEFQLKLNTADAEEISKLMASKEIEALAERNTKLAAGNLKLQTGIVDLVEGNANLAASHAKKAEETMKLAAEMGKLAAENAKLQYRVAHLVKALKEADHKLESK
- the LOC131250888 gene encoding uncharacterized protein LOC131250888 isoform X5, with the protein product MHTCQHGSPERLSRLEAVFAGKKDSGVEEMPSFVKEFQLKLNTADAEEISKLMASKEIEALAERNTKLAAGNLKLQTGIVDLVEGNANLAASHAKKAEETMKLAAEMGKLAAENAKLQYRVAHLVKALKEADHKLESK
- the LOC131250888 gene encoding uncharacterized protein LOC131250888 isoform X6 produces the protein MHTCQHGSPERLSRLEAVFADSGVEEMPSFVKEFQLKLNTADAEEISKLMASKEIEALAERNTKLAAGNLKLQTGIVDLVEGNANLAASHAKKAEETMKLAAEMGKLAAENAKLQYRVAHLVKALKEADHKLESK
- the LOC131250888 gene encoding uncharacterized protein LOC131250888 isoform X1; this translates as MLTVDHEYAFARISLASPALKKEDEEEVIMERLSRLEAVFAGKKDSGVEEMPSFVKEFQLKLNTADAEEISKLMASKEIEALAERNTKLAAGNLKLQTGIVDLVEGNANLAASHAKKAEETMKLAAEMGKLAAENAKLQYRVAHLVKALKEADHKLESK
- the LOC131250888 gene encoding uncharacterized protein LOC131250888 isoform X3, translated to MLTVDHEYAFARISLASPALKKEDEEEVIMERLSRLEAVFADSGVEEMPSFVKEFQLKLNTADAEEISKLMASKEIEALAERNTKLAAGNLKLQTGIVDLVEGNANLAASHAKKAEETMKLAAEMGKLAAENAKLQYRVAHLVKALKEADHKLESK